Proteins from a genomic interval of Arthrobacter sp. CAN_C5:
- a CDS encoding DUF3097 family protein, whose protein sequence is MSSYEWGAQDISAPRSVPLPKVPVSAGLVLEDVQSGYVGAVVRVEKSGGMHVMVLEDRRGKLKSFPLGFGFHVDGSPVEVVAPAVAPATPARRVTASGSVRVDGARARTARASRIWVEGQHDAELIEKVWGDDLRLEGIVVEPLHGVDDLAGMIRAFAPGPHRRLGILVDHLVTGSKEQRIAQEAMNVPGAAANVLVVGHPYVDVWQAIKPGAVGLTAWPVVPRGQDWKTGILAGLGWPNSDKAAIAHGWKRLLGCVTSYADLEPSLLGRVEEVIDFLTDPGISGRTD, encoded by the coding sequence ATGTCCAGTTACGAATGGGGAGCACAGGACATTTCAGCTCCCCGCAGTGTCCCACTCCCCAAGGTCCCGGTCAGCGCCGGGCTGGTGCTGGAAGACGTGCAGAGCGGCTACGTCGGTGCGGTGGTCCGGGTGGAGAAGTCCGGCGGCATGCACGTAATGGTGCTCGAAGACCGCCGGGGCAAGCTCAAGTCCTTCCCCCTGGGGTTTGGTTTCCATGTGGACGGGTCCCCGGTGGAAGTCGTGGCCCCAGCGGTAGCCCCGGCCACTCCGGCGCGCCGGGTGACGGCGTCGGGATCCGTCAGGGTCGACGGCGCCCGCGCCCGCACGGCCCGCGCCAGCCGGATCTGGGTGGAGGGCCAGCACGACGCCGAGCTGATCGAGAAAGTATGGGGTGATGACCTGCGACTGGAGGGTATTGTCGTCGAGCCGCTCCACGGGGTCGACGACCTCGCCGGGATGATCCGGGCCTTCGCCCCCGGCCCCCATCGACGGCTCGGCATCCTCGTGGACCACCTGGTCACCGGATCCAAGGAGCAGCGCATCGCACAGGAAGCCATGAACGTCCCGGGCGCCGCCGCCAACGTCCTCGTCGTCGGACACCCCTATGTGGACGTGTGGCAGGCCATCAAGCCCGGAGCCGTCGGATTGACCGCCTGGCCGGTGGTGCCGCGGGGTCAGGATTGGAAGACCGGCATCCTGGCCGGGCTCGGGTGGCCCAACTCCGACAAGGCAGCCATCGCGCACGGCTGGAAGCGGCTGCTCGGCTGTGTCACCAGCTATGCCGACCTGGAACCGTCGCTGCTGGGGCGGGTGGAGGAAGTGATTGACTTCCTCACCGATCCCGGAATTTCCGGTCGGACCGACTGA
- a CDS encoding PhoH family protein: protein MTDSSVGISAVGLDTVVIHFDSTEQMVQALGTNDEALRLIESTFVGVNLHVRGNELSITGPAVDVSRTERLISEIRTLAANNTTVNPQVLRQLLSMLKDQSISSPSDVLTMNILSSRGRTIRPKTLNQRDYVEAIDRHTVVFGIGPAGTGKTYLAMAKAVQALQHKEVNRIILTRPAVEAGERLGFLPGTLSDKIDPYLRPLYDALHDMMDPDTIPRLMAAGTIEVAPLAYMRGRTLNDAFIILDEAQNTTPEQMKMFLTRLGFGSKMVVTGDITQVDLPGGTNSGLRVVSEILQGVDDVSFRTLDASDVVRHRLVGDIVTAYSVWDENQRASAARDHRGPRAHAGGKA from the coding sequence ATGACCGATTCTTCAGTTGGCATTAGCGCAGTGGGGCTCGACACGGTCGTGATCCACTTCGATTCGACGGAACAGATGGTTCAGGCGCTGGGGACGAACGATGAAGCCTTGCGGCTGATCGAGAGTACCTTCGTGGGGGTCAACCTGCATGTGCGGGGCAACGAGCTGTCCATCACCGGACCCGCCGTCGACGTGTCACGCACGGAGCGGCTCATCTCCGAAATCCGCACCCTCGCCGCGAACAACACCACAGTCAATCCACAGGTTCTCCGGCAGCTCCTTTCGATGCTGAAGGATCAGTCGATCAGCAGCCCCTCGGACGTGCTGACCATGAACATCCTGTCCTCCCGCGGCAGGACCATCAGGCCCAAGACGCTGAACCAGCGCGACTATGTCGAGGCGATCGACCGGCACACGGTGGTGTTCGGGATCGGCCCGGCCGGTACCGGGAAGACCTATCTGGCAATGGCCAAGGCTGTGCAGGCGTTGCAGCACAAGGAAGTCAACCGGATCATCCTCACCCGCCCGGCGGTGGAAGCGGGCGAGCGGCTGGGGTTCCTGCCCGGCACCCTCAGCGACAAGATCGACCCGTACCTGAGGCCCCTCTACGATGCCCTCCACGACATGATGGACCCTGACACGATTCCCCGGCTGATGGCTGCGGGCACCATTGAGGTGGCCCCGCTGGCCTACATGCGCGGACGCACCCTCAACGACGCGTTCATCATCCTGGACGAGGCGCAGAACACCACGCCCGAGCAGATGAAAATGTTCCTCACCCGGCTCGGCTTCGGCTCCAAGATGGTGGTCACCGGCGACATCACCCAGGTGGACCTCCCCGGCGGCACCAACTCGGGCCTGCGGGTGGTCAGCGAAATCCTCCAGGGGGTCGACGACGTCAGCTTCCGAACCCTGGACGCCTCCGACGTCGTCCGGCACCGGCTGGTCGGCGACATCGTGACCGCCTACAGCGTCTGGGATGAGAACCAGCGGGCGTCGGCCGCCCGCGACCACCGGGGCCCGCGGGCACACGCGGGAGGCAAGGCATGA
- a CDS encoding 16S rRNA (uracil(1498)-N(3))-methyltransferase encodes MSNALYFGDPDAVSAAAPGSRFVLTGAEARHAATVKRVTVGEAIDVADGRGRRLTGTVAESSGQNVTLEVSTVDDEPAPATALVLVQALAKGDRDLQAVEAATELGVDAVVPWQADRSIVRWRAEKAVKGRQKWESTVWGAAKQSRRARLPEVHSLHDSRSLAGWLAGVDLALVLHEEAVDGLGTFVGSADQQVPDIVAVVVGPEGGISTAELELFLSKGAHAARMGDHVLRSSTAGPAALAVLNQLLGRW; translated from the coding sequence GTGAGCAACGCACTGTACTTTGGCGACCCCGATGCCGTCTCCGCCGCCGCTCCCGGATCCCGCTTCGTCCTGACCGGTGCGGAGGCCCGCCACGCTGCCACGGTGAAACGGGTCACCGTGGGCGAGGCCATCGACGTCGCCGACGGGCGTGGGCGCAGGCTGACGGGTACCGTTGCCGAGAGCAGCGGCCAGAACGTCACGCTCGAGGTCAGCACCGTCGACGACGAACCAGCCCCGGCCACAGCGCTCGTCCTCGTTCAGGCGCTGGCCAAGGGGGACCGTGATCTCCAGGCGGTCGAGGCCGCCACCGAGCTGGGGGTGGATGCGGTGGTGCCTTGGCAGGCGGACCGCAGCATTGTCCGCTGGCGCGCGGAGAAGGCCGTCAAGGGCCGGCAGAAGTGGGAGTCGACCGTCTGGGGCGCGGCCAAACAGTCGCGGCGGGCGCGGCTCCCGGAAGTGCACAGCCTCCATGACAGCCGGTCCCTCGCCGGCTGGTTGGCCGGCGTTGACCTGGCGTTGGTTCTGCATGAGGAGGCCGTCGACGGGCTGGGAACGTTCGTCGGGTCAGCTGACCAACAGGTGCCAGACATCGTCGCGGTCGTCGTGGGTCCGGAGGGCGGAATCAGCACTGCGGAACTGGAGCTGTTCCTGTCGAAGGGCGCTCATGCGGCGCGAATGGGCGATCATGTGCTGCGTTCCTCGACGGCCGGCCCGGCCGCGCTGGCCGTTCTGAACCAGCTTCTCGGCCGTTGGTAG
- a CDS encoding hemolysin family protein, which produces MALVFVLVAALVTAAEAAFSYLPRQEGEELLQGKSGRALERILASPIAHMHALRFWRVWFEMAAAVAVAILFHDILDNVWIAGLLATATMAAVGFVLVGVSPRQLGRTHASTVVPATAGLVRFLCGVLGPVPRWLVSLGSSITPGAARAEAAFFTEEEFRELLSRANDAEMIEDSEAELIHSVFELGDTKVRSVMVPRTDMVSIETGSTLKQAMSLFLRSGYSRIPVIGDSADDIIGILYLKDVVAQLHGPDERDSDPVDGVCRAVRYVPESKPVSDFLQELQRESTHVAIVIDEYGGTAGLVTLEDLIEEIVGEIVDEYDSEVPELEQLGNGEYRISSRMGIDDLGEIFHVDLEDDEVDTVGGLLAKTLGRVPIVGSEVTVGSIGLRAERVEGRRNRVSHIIVRKREPANDDDGRDRHPAQLQGHGGIS; this is translated from the coding sequence ATGGCGTTGGTGTTTGTCCTCGTTGCAGCGCTGGTCACGGCCGCCGAGGCCGCCTTCAGCTATCTGCCCCGCCAGGAGGGCGAGGAACTGCTGCAGGGCAAATCCGGCCGCGCACTGGAGCGGATTCTCGCCTCGCCCATCGCCCACATGCACGCGCTCCGGTTCTGGCGGGTCTGGTTCGAGATGGCCGCCGCCGTGGCAGTCGCCATCCTCTTCCACGACATCCTCGACAACGTGTGGATTGCCGGCCTGCTGGCCACTGCCACCATGGCCGCGGTCGGGTTTGTCCTCGTGGGTGTGTCGCCCCGTCAACTGGGTCGCACCCACGCCAGCACAGTGGTTCCTGCCACGGCCGGACTGGTTCGTTTCCTGTGCGGGGTCCTCGGGCCGGTGCCACGCTGGCTCGTCTCCCTGGGCAGCTCCATCACCCCGGGAGCGGCCCGCGCCGAGGCGGCCTTCTTCACTGAAGAGGAGTTCCGCGAACTGCTCTCGCGCGCCAACGACGCGGAGATGATCGAGGACAGCGAGGCGGAACTGATCCACTCCGTGTTTGAACTGGGCGACACCAAGGTGCGCTCCGTCATGGTGCCGCGCACCGACATGGTGTCCATTGAGACCGGGTCCACGCTGAAACAGGCGATGTCGCTGTTCCTGCGCTCGGGCTACTCCCGCATTCCCGTCATCGGCGACAGCGCCGACGACATCATCGGCATCCTCTACCTCAAGGACGTCGTCGCCCAGCTGCACGGTCCCGATGAACGGGACTCGGATCCGGTGGACGGCGTCTGCCGGGCGGTGCGCTACGTCCCGGAGTCAAAGCCGGTGAGCGATTTCCTGCAGGAACTGCAACGCGAATCCACCCACGTCGCCATCGTCATCGACGAGTATGGCGGCACCGCGGGCCTGGTGACCCTCGAGGACCTGATCGAGGAAATTGTCGGCGAGATCGTGGACGAGTACGACTCCGAAGTACCCGAGCTGGAACAACTCGGCAACGGCGAATACCGGATCAGCTCACGGATGGGCATCGACGACCTGGGGGAGATCTTCCACGTCGATCTGGAGGACGACGAGGTGGACACGGTGGGCGGTCTGCTCGCGAAGACACTCGGCCGGGTGCCGATCGTCGGCAGCGAGGTCACCGTTGGCAGCATCGGACTGCGCGCCGAACGGGTCGAAGGCCGCAGAAACCGGGTATCGCACATCATTGTGCGGAAGCGGGAACCCGCGAACGACGACGACGGCCGGGATCGACATCCCGCACAACTTCAAGGACACGGCGGAATATCATGA
- the dnaJ gene encoding molecular chaperone DnaJ: MSNHYEVLGVNRDASGEEIKKAYRKLARKLHPDVNTGPDASEEFKLVTRAYEVLSDPQKRRVYDTTGNENGTDNGFGGGHAGQGFAFQDIFETFFGGGGPSGPPSRTRRGQDALIAVRIDLVDAVFGINKKIDVETAAVCPTCDGSCCQPGTSPRTCDICGGSGQVQRAVRSILGQVMTSATCGTCQGFGTVIPNPCHECNGDGRVRSRRSLTIKVPAGVSTGTRIQLGGQGEAGMAGGPQGDLYVEIRVNPDATFLREGDDLHVTLSVPMTAAALGTSLNFASFDGDQELGIKAGTQSGEIVTLRGLGVTHLRGYGRGDLKVHLNVETPRNVDQAQEELLRKLAELRGEEFVEGQLASNGSGVFAKLRERLGNL, from the coding sequence GTGAGTAATCACTATGAAGTCCTCGGTGTGAACCGCGATGCGAGCGGCGAGGAGATCAAGAAGGCCTACCGCAAGCTGGCACGGAAGCTTCACCCGGACGTCAATACGGGACCCGACGCCTCGGAGGAGTTCAAGTTGGTCACCCGCGCGTACGAGGTGCTGTCCGACCCGCAGAAGCGCCGGGTGTATGACACCACCGGCAACGAGAACGGAACCGACAACGGTTTCGGTGGCGGGCACGCCGGCCAGGGCTTTGCCTTCCAGGATATTTTCGAGACCTTCTTCGGTGGGGGCGGACCCAGCGGACCGCCGTCGCGCACGCGCCGGGGTCAGGACGCGCTCATCGCGGTCCGCATCGACCTGGTCGACGCGGTGTTCGGGATCAACAAGAAGATCGACGTCGAGACCGCCGCGGTCTGCCCCACGTGTGATGGCTCCTGCTGCCAGCCAGGGACCTCGCCGCGGACCTGCGACATCTGTGGTGGCTCCGGTCAGGTGCAGCGGGCCGTCCGCTCCATTCTGGGCCAGGTCATGACCAGCGCCACCTGTGGCACCTGCCAAGGGTTTGGCACAGTGATCCCCAACCCCTGCCATGAGTGCAACGGCGACGGCCGGGTCCGCAGCCGCCGCAGCCTCACCATCAAGGTACCAGCGGGTGTCTCCACCGGAACCCGGATCCAGCTCGGCGGCCAGGGTGAAGCCGGCATGGCCGGCGGACCGCAGGGTGACCTGTACGTGGAAATCCGGGTCAACCCGGACGCCACCTTCCTGCGCGAGGGAGACGACCTGCACGTCACCCTCAGCGTCCCAATGACCGCTGCCGCACTCGGCACCTCCCTGAACTTCGCCTCGTTCGACGGCGACCAGGAGCTGGGCATCAAGGCGGGCACCCAGTCGGGCGAGATCGTGACACTGCGCGGACTGGGAGTGACCCACCTGCGCGGCTACGGGCGCGGTGATCTCAAGGTCCACCTGAACGTCGAAACCCCCCGCAACGTCGACCAGGCGCAGGAGGAACTGCTCCGTAAACTGGCCGAACTCCGCGGCGAGGAGTTCGTCGAGGGACAACTTGCCAGCAACGGCTCAGGGGTATTCGCGAAGCTGCGGGAGCGGCTGGGTAACCTCTAG
- the hrcA gene encoding heat-inducible transcriptional repressor HrcA, with translation MSEPRRLEVLRAIVEDYVHSREPVGSKALVERHQLGVSSATIRNDMAVLEEEGLITAPHTSSGRIPTDKGYRLFVDQISEVKPLSAPEKRAIQALLEGAEDLDDVMDRTVRLLSHLTNQVAVVQYPHLGSAAVRHLEFVLLAPNQVLVVLIATNGTVQQRVVPLPEPVPENSLAELRQHFLGSVAGTKLTFLPQELALAVATLPFQQRRAGTVLARTLEQLAGINREDRIVMAGTANLARSTVDFPLSIGPVLEALEEQVVMLRLLSEMKHDAFGVSVRIGRENPHGGLAEASVIATGYGPDSLAKVGVLGPTRMDYPTSMSAVRAVARYLSRILTD, from the coding sequence GTGAGCGAACCACGCCGGCTGGAGGTACTGCGTGCCATCGTCGAGGACTACGTGCATTCCCGGGAGCCTGTCGGATCGAAGGCCCTGGTGGAGCGGCATCAGCTGGGTGTCTCTTCCGCCACCATCCGCAATGACATGGCGGTGCTGGAGGAAGAGGGCCTGATCACGGCGCCCCACACCAGTTCCGGCCGCATTCCCACCGATAAGGGCTATCGCCTCTTCGTCGACCAGATTTCCGAGGTCAAGCCGTTGTCCGCGCCGGAGAAACGCGCCATCCAGGCCCTGCTGGAGGGTGCCGAGGATCTCGACGACGTCATGGACCGCACCGTCCGTCTGCTGTCCCACCTCACCAACCAGGTGGCAGTGGTGCAGTACCCCCATCTGGGGAGCGCCGCCGTCCGGCACCTTGAGTTCGTGCTTCTTGCACCGAACCAGGTGCTGGTGGTTCTGATCGCCACGAACGGCACCGTGCAGCAGCGTGTGGTACCCCTGCCGGAACCCGTCCCTGAGAACAGCCTCGCCGAACTCCGGCAGCATTTCCTCGGGTCGGTGGCGGGCACGAAGCTGACGTTCCTCCCGCAGGAACTTGCGTTGGCCGTGGCGACACTGCCGTTTCAGCAGCGCAGGGCGGGCACCGTCCTCGCGCGAACCCTGGAACAACTCGCGGGTATCAACCGCGAGGACCGGATTGTGATGGCTGGTACAGCCAACCTGGCCCGATCCACCGTAGACTTTCCCCTGAGCATTGGGCCGGTGCTGGAAGCACTCGAGGAACAGGTGGTCATGCTCCGCCTCCTCTCCGAAATGAAACACGATGCGTTTGGCGTGTCGGTGCGGATTGGGCGGGAGAACCCCCATGGCGGCCTCGCCGAAGCGTCGGTGATTGCCACCGGGTACGGCCCCGACTCGTTGGCGAAGGTGGGAGTCCTCGGACCAACCCGGATGGACTATCCCACGTCGATGTCGGCGGTACGCGCGGTGGCCCGTTACCTGTCCCGGATCCTCACGGACTAA
- the era gene encoding GTPase Era — protein sequence MSEKQHRAGFVSLVGRPNAGKSTLTNALVGQKVAITSSKPQTTRHTIRGIVHREDSQLILVDTPGLHRPRTLLGQRLNDLVADTLAEVDAIGFCIPANEPIGPGDKFISQQLSRLQRKPLIAVVTKTDLVDRAALTRQLMAVVALGEEVLGEDGWADVVPVSAADGFQVETVGDVFVSHMPESPPLYPGGALTDEPEAVMVAELVREAALEGVRDEMPHSLAVVVDEIVPREGRSADNQLLDVRVNLFVERSSQKAIIIGKGGARLREVGTNARKSIEALLGTRIYLDLHVKIAKDWQRDPKQLVRLGF from the coding sequence ATGAGCGAAAAACAGCACCGGGCCGGGTTCGTATCCCTGGTCGGCCGTCCGAATGCCGGCAAATCGACATTGACCAACGCGCTGGTGGGACAGAAGGTGGCCATCACCTCGTCCAAACCGCAGACCACGCGGCACACCATCAGGGGGATTGTGCACCGGGAGGACTCCCAGCTGATCCTCGTTGACACGCCGGGGCTGCACCGTCCCCGCACTCTCCTGGGGCAGCGGTTGAACGACCTCGTGGCAGACACGCTCGCCGAAGTGGACGCGATCGGTTTCTGTATCCCCGCCAACGAGCCGATCGGGCCGGGCGACAAGTTCATTTCCCAGCAGTTGTCCCGCCTGCAGCGCAAACCGCTGATCGCCGTCGTGACCAAAACCGATCTGGTGGACCGTGCCGCCCTGACGCGGCAGCTGATGGCTGTCGTGGCCCTGGGTGAGGAGGTGCTCGGTGAGGACGGATGGGCCGACGTCGTCCCGGTGTCTGCCGCCGACGGCTTCCAGGTGGAGACGGTGGGGGACGTGTTCGTGTCGCACATGCCCGAATCCCCGCCCCTGTACCCGGGTGGTGCGCTGACCGATGAGCCGGAGGCCGTGATGGTCGCGGAACTGGTCAGGGAAGCGGCCCTCGAAGGCGTCCGCGATGAAATGCCGCACTCGCTCGCTGTGGTGGTCGATGAGATTGTTCCCCGGGAGGGCCGGAGCGCGGACAACCAGCTGCTCGACGTCCGGGTGAACCTTTTCGTCGAGCGTTCCTCCCAGAAAGCGATCATCATTGGTAAGGGTGGTGCCCGCCTCCGGGAGGTAGGCACCAACGCGCGCAAGAGCATCGAAGCCCTGCTGGGCACGCGGATCTACCTCGACCTGCACGTGAAAATCGCCAAGGACTGGCAGCGCGACCCCAAGCAGCTGGTGCGCCTGGGGTTCTAG
- the ybeY gene encoding rRNA maturation RNase YbeY: MSIEVNNESGIDADEENLVRLGRFLLDSLYVHPEAELSIILVDTVAMEKLHLEWMDEPGPTDVLSFPMDELRPGTAGRLTAAGVLGDVVLCPEVAQEQAAKAGHSTGEELLLLTTHGVLHLLGYDHAEPDEEAEMFGLQRRLLADYLGGKAPEETVS; the protein is encoded by the coding sequence ATGAGCATCGAGGTCAACAACGAATCAGGGATCGACGCCGATGAGGAGAACCTGGTCCGGCTGGGACGGTTCCTCCTGGACAGCCTGTACGTCCACCCCGAGGCAGAGCTGTCGATCATCCTCGTCGACACGGTGGCGATGGAAAAACTCCATCTCGAATGGATGGACGAGCCGGGACCCACCGACGTCCTGTCGTTCCCCATGGACGAGCTCCGTCCCGGCACCGCCGGCCGGCTGACCGCGGCAGGTGTTCTCGGCGACGTGGTCCTCTGCCCCGAGGTGGCGCAGGAGCAGGCCGCGAAGGCTGGGCACTCCACGGGCGAGGAACTGCTCCTTCTGACCACCCACGGGGTGCTGCATCTGCTGGGGTACGACCATGCGGAACCCGACGAGGAGGCTGAAATGTTCGGCCTCCAGCGTCGCCTGCTGGCCGACTATCTGGGCGGAAAAGCGCCCGAGGAGACTGTCAGTTGA
- a CDS encoding GerMN domain-containing protein: MEWSFQPGDRGRRRSRTLTATALISLAGLGLSGCTPVDGTDAATSLPAQVSTVTDPTSDPHSAVPPATAAGSNLLPVYWMGDNNGSILLYREFLKGEQGGDPIAAAVQAMTTSAPLDPDYFGSWSPAGTVSASISPGNIITVDISRDAFGTRIDEGSAYRAVQQLVYTASAAAASSGLVSGGDPSSVVILVDGETGFNAFGHIELGGQMQRDTALLAPIWVIEPQHGEVRDQPEITVSGSGVSDDAVLYWRIDEVVGVDLKPYRSGTVGLDEGPGSPGLFEFTVALEPGDYEVTVFDRPAADQDDPEQNNKELNADTKRFDLG, translated from the coding sequence ATGGAGTGGTCCTTTCAGCCTGGCGATCGCGGGCGCCGACGGAGTAGGACCCTGACCGCGACAGCCTTGATCTCGCTGGCTGGCCTCGGCCTGAGCGGCTGCACCCCGGTGGACGGCACTGACGCCGCGACCTCCCTTCCCGCACAGGTGAGCACCGTGACGGATCCGACGTCGGACCCCCACTCGGCGGTCCCACCGGCCACCGCCGCGGGCTCCAACCTGCTGCCCGTCTATTGGATGGGCGACAACAACGGCAGCATACTGCTGTACCGCGAGTTCCTCAAAGGTGAGCAGGGCGGGGATCCGATCGCCGCCGCCGTGCAGGCCATGACCACCAGCGCACCACTGGACCCCGACTATTTCGGTTCGTGGTCACCGGCTGGCACCGTCAGCGCCTCAATCTCACCCGGAAACATCATTACCGTTGATATTTCCCGCGACGCGTTCGGCACGCGGATCGATGAGGGCTCCGCCTACCGGGCGGTCCAGCAGCTCGTCTATACCGCCAGCGCTGCAGCCGCCAGCTCGGGCCTCGTCTCCGGCGGCGATCCCAGCAGCGTCGTCATCCTGGTCGACGGGGAAACCGGGTTCAACGCCTTCGGTCACATCGAGCTGGGCGGGCAAATGCAGCGGGACACGGCACTGCTGGCGCCGATCTGGGTGATCGAGCCACAGCACGGCGAGGTTCGCGACCAGCCGGAGATCACCGTATCCGGCAGCGGCGTGTCCGACGATGCCGTGCTGTACTGGCGGATCGACGAAGTGGTCGGCGTCGACCTCAAACCGTACCGGAGTGGGACGGTGGGGCTGGACGAGGGCCCCGGTTCCCCGGGCCTGTTCGAATTCACCGTTGCCCTGGAGCCCGGCGACTATGAGGTCACAGTTTTTGACCGCCCCGCGGCCGACCAGGACGACCCCGAACAGAACAATAAGGAACTCAACGCCGACACCAAGCGCTTCGACCTCGGCTAG